The following are encoded together in the Ovis aries strain OAR_USU_Benz2616 breed Rambouillet chromosome 15, ARS-UI_Ramb_v3.0, whole genome shotgun sequence genome:
- the LOC101115061 gene encoding olfactory receptor 2AG1-like has product MEHWNSTLGSGFILLGILNNSGFPGLLCATVSVLYMLALTSNGLLLLVITMDAWLHVPMYLLLRQLSLMDLLFTSVVTPKAIVDFLLSENTISFGGCALQMFLALTVGGAEDLLLAFMAYDRYVAICHPLNYMVLMRPRVCWLMVATPWVLASLNALCHTLYTMHFPFCMSRKINHLLCEIPPLLKLACEDASRYELMLYVTGVTFLIPPLVAILASYTLILLTVLHMPSNEGRQKALVTCSSHLTVVGMFYGAATFMYVLPSSLHSPKQDNIISVFYTIVTPALNPLIYSLRNKEVMGALRRVLRKYML; this is encoded by the coding sequence ATGGAGCACTGGAACTCCACCCTGGGAAGTGGCTTCATATTGTTGGGGATTCTGAATAACAGTGGGTTTCCTGGGCTGCTTTGTGCCACAGTCTCAGTCCTGTACATGCTGGCCCTCACCAGCAATGGCCTGCTGCTCCTGGTTATCACAATGGATGCCTGGCTCCACGTGCCCATGTACCTCCTGCTCAGGCAGCTCTCTCTCATGGACCTCCTCTTCACGTCTGTTGTCACTCCCAAGGCCATTGTGGATTTTCTGCTCAGTGAAAACACCATCTCCTTTGGGGGCTGTGCCCTTCAGATGTTCCTGGCACTGACTGTAGGTGGTGCAGAGGACCTCCTACTGGCCTTCATGGCCTATGACAGGTATGTGGCCATTTGTCATCCTCTGAACTACATGGTCCTCATGAGGCCGAGGGTCTGCTGGCTCATGGTGGCCACACCCTGGGTCCTGGCTTCCTTGAATGCATTATGTCATACCCTGTATACCATGCACTTCCCTTTCTGCATGTCCCGGAAAATCAACCACCTACTGTGTGAGATTCCACCTCTATTGAAGTTGGCCTGTGAAGATGCCTCTAGATATGAACTCATGTTGTATGTGACTGGTGTGACCTTCCTGATTCCACCTCTTGTTGCTATTCTTGCCTCCTACACACTAATCCTACTTACTGTGCTCCACATGCCCTCAAATGAAGGGAGGCAGAAAGCCCTGGTCACCTGCTCTTCCCACCTGACTGTGGTCGGGATGTTCTATGGGGCGGCCACATTCATGTATGTTCTGCCCAGTTCCCTCCACAGCCCCAAGCAGGACAACATCATCTCTGTCTTCTACACGATTGTCACCCCAGCCCTGAACCCCCTCATCTACAGCCTGAGAAATAAAGAGGTTATGGGGGCCTTAAGAAGAGTCCTACGAAAATATATGCTATAA
- the LOC101115307 gene encoding olfactory receptor 2AG1-like, with protein sequence MELWNSTLGSGFILLGILNDSGSPELLCATISVLYTLALTSNGLLLLVITMDAWLHVPMYLLLRQLSLMDLLFTSVVTPKAIMDFLLSENTISFGGCAFQVFLVLTLGGAEDLLLAFMAYDRYVAICHPLNYMVLMRPRVCWLMVATSWILASLSAIVYTVYTMNYPFCKAREISHLLCEIPPLLKLACADTSRYELMVYVMGVTFLIPPFVAILASYTLILLTVLHMPSNEGRQKALVTCSSHLTVVGMFYGAATFMYVLPSSLHNPKQDNIISAFYTIVTPALNPLIYSLRNKEVMGALRRVLQKYMLRTHS encoded by the coding sequence ATGGAGCTTTGGAACTCCACCCTGGGAAGTGGCTTCATATTGTTGGGGATTCTGAATGACAGTGGGTCTCCTGAGCTGCTCTGTGCCACAATCTCAGTCCTGTACACGCTGGCCCTCACCAGCAATGGTCTGCTGCTTCTGGTCATCACAATGGATGCCTGGCTCCACGTGCCCATGTACCTCCTGCTCAGGCAGCTCTCTCTCATGGACCTCCTCTTCACATCTGTTGTCACTCCCAAGGCCATTATGGATTTTCTGCTCAGTGAAAACACCATCTCCTTTGGGGGCTGTGCCTTTCAGGTGTTCCTAGTACTGACCCTGGGTGGTGCAGAGGACCTCCTACTGGCCTTCATGGCCTATGACAGGTATGTGGCCATTTGTCATCCTCTGAACTACATGGTCCTCATGAGGCCGAGGGTCTGCTGGCTAATGGTGGCCACATCCTGGATTTTGGCATCCCTTAGTGCCATTGTGTATACTGTGTACACCATGAACTATCCCTTTTGCAAAGCCCGTGAGATCAGCCACCTGCTCTGTGAGATTCCACCTCTGTTGAAGTTGGCCTGTGCAGATACTTCCAGATATGAACTCATGGTGTATGTGATGGGTGTGACCTTCTTGATTCCTCCTTTTGTTGCTATTCTTGCCTCCTACACACTAATCCTACTTACTGTGCTCCACATGCCCTCAAATGAAGGGAGGCAGAAAGCTCTGGTCACCTGCTCTTCCCACCTGACTGTGGTCGGGATGTTCTATGGAGCGGCCACATTCATGTATGTTCTGCCCAGTTCCCTCCACAACCCCAAGCAGGACAACATCATCTCTGCCTTCTACACGATTGTCACCCCAGCCCTGAACCCCCTCATCTACAGCCTGAGGAATAAAGAGGTTATGGGGGCCTTGAGAAGGGTCCTACAAAAATACATGCTGCGGACACACTCCTGA